A genomic window from Lotus japonicus ecotype B-129 chromosome 1, LjGifu_v1.2 includes:
- the LOC130744818 gene encoding uncharacterized protein LOC130744818: protein MIGSMLYLTASRPDIAFSVGVCVRYQAAPKESHLIQVKRIIKYISGTIDYDWVESAYDRKSTSGGCFFLGNNLISWFSKKQNFVSLSTAEAEYLTAGSGLNQERDSALENLANVATGIDVEQNVEPQEDYFSSSGSEDKSQASDEEKKDDIDVEKTDSSNENTPCVEVPIQKTPEPLSKKGKEKVIIGYEEEDSDDELLIKDIESKKIVVYASKNVPDISTTAKNRVKGKKIPLNIPNAPKDNVSFHSAEFAMRWKFVFHRRIVFQRELSEEALSYTEIIGLLEQAGLMKTVKGLDKCFIQLIREFIVNIHSNCDNEDIIEYIKVFVRGKGADFSLEVINTYLGRSPDVVTEQELDLDRVANTLTGKSIKKWPKKGLLPYGKLTAKYAVLYKIVTENWMATQHLSGVTPPLAIILYLIRTGGDFDFGNFVYEQTLKLAGSFAVKLPILFPCLLSRLIVHQYPNIVRAEEPLGKKPLPLMFDYRLSVGTRVPDIMLSAAKGTLKSSGTKAHGSSKEDVWTEL from the exons ATGATTGGAAGTatgttgtatctcactgctagtAGACCAGATATTGCTTTTTCAGTTGGAGTTTGTGTTAGGTATCAAGCTGCACCTAAAGAGAGTCATCTCATTCAAGTCAAGAGGATCATCAAGTATATCAGTGGAACTATTGACTATG attgggtaGAAAGTGCATATGacagaaaaagcacttctggaggATGTTTCTTTCTAGGGAATAACCTTATATCTTGGTTCAGCAAGAAGCAAAATTTTGTCTCATTATctactgctgaagctgaatatttAACTGCTGGAAGTGGAT TGAATCAAGAAAGGGATAGTGCTCTTGAGAACCTTGCAAATGTTGCTACTGGCATAGATGTTGAGCAAAATGTCGAACCCCAAGAAGATTATTTTTCCTCCTCTGGTTCTGAAGACAAATCTCAGGCCTCAgatgaagagaagaaagatGACATTGATGTAGAGAAGACTGATTCTTCCAATGAGAATACTCCTTGTGTGGAGGTCCCCATTCAGAAGACACCTGAACCCTTATCCAAGAAGGGTAAGGAGAAAGTGATAATTGGTTATGAAGAAGAGGATTCTGATGATGAATTGCTGATCAAGGATATTGAAAGCAAGAAGATTGTTGTTTATGCAAGCAAGA ATGTTCCAGACATCTCTACCACTGCCAAAAATAGAGTCAAGGGGAAGAAAATTCCTTTGAACATTCCTAATGCCCCAAAGGATAATGTGTCCTTCCACTCTGCAGAATTTGCTATGAGGTGGAAATTTGTCTTTCATAGAAGGATTGTTTTTCAAAGGGAGTTGAGTGAAGAAGCCTTGAGTTATACAGAGATCATTGGTCTTCTTGAACAGGCTGGTTTGATGAAGACTGTTAAAGGGCTGGATAAGTGTTTTATTCAGTTGATAAGGGAGTTCATTGTGAACATTCACTCTAATTGTGATAATGAGGATATTATTGAGTACATAAAAGTTTTTGTGAGGGGAAAGGGTGCAGACTTCTCTCTTGAAGTGATTAACACTTATTTGGGCAGAAGCCCTGATGTTGTGACTGAGCAGGAGCTTGACTTGGATAGGGTTGCTAACACCCTCACTGGAAAATCGATCAAGAAGTGGCCAAAGAAAGGGTTGTTACCCTATGGGAAGTTGACTGCCAAGTATGCTGTGCTGTACAAAATAGTCACTGAAAACTGGATGGCTACCCAACATTTGTCTGGAGTGACTCCTCCACTGGCCATAATTCTCTATTTGATTAGAACAGGAggtgattttgattttggaaatttTGTCTATGAGCAGACTCTCAAGCTTGCTGGATCTTTTGCTGTAAAGCTGCCTATTCTGTTTCCATGTCTCTTATCTAGACTGATTGTGCATCAATATCCTAACATTGTGAGGGCTGAAGAACCTCTAGGTAAGAAACCTCTGCCTCTCATGTTTGATTATCGTTTGTCTGTTGGGACACGTGTTCCAGACATTATGTTGTCTGCTGCAAAAGGGACTCTCAAATCCAGTGGCACTAAGGCACATGGGTCAAGCAAGGAGGATGTTTGGACTGAATTATAG
- the LOC130746376 gene encoding uncharacterized protein LOC130746376 isoform X2 — MWEEVSNVPKVTETQPCVCPGYGVSHNWIKQSIFWELPYWKSNLIRHNLDMMHIEKNVFENVFNTVMDIKGKTKDNVKARMDLKEYCRRRELELVENPGGKPLKPKAKFVLSNEQQMAVCKWVSELKMPDGYASNLSRCVNIREGNFIGMKSHDCHIFMERLLPIAFSALPLQVWKPIAELSKYFKDLCSSTLQLSDLLLMEQNIIITTCKLERIFPPGFFNSMEHLHIHLAYEAIAGGLIQYRWMYPFERYLGRLKRMVKNKSRVEGSICEAYLCQETSHFCSYYFESHVQSARNRVGRNDAGSHDDVDPQNLSIFSHPGRTAGTSRSRYLTDMESAAAHLHILLNCDEVKPFIERFEQHLEASFPNISQADIDGRIASEFPTWFRSYMSDRGRGKSKTLRGRPRPLSHTHNDMSSHVAHHATPPLAQEDSTNVPPTQSPPNVVAATPSLRTSHSTPSPRSSETGDEPIIGSSESQTVSDDDKTTLILAGQGFLPSHCAANIITDIFRSHYTDPWASWKKIPKDTRNMLFGEFMSKCSICPPDYIWAKKNFEARGAYLMKSTLNRVRTSNTRPDWLGNHVWNGLREHWDSVSFNIKSAKAKANRASDCDGFGQSLHIGGSITPSQHKANMATFESTWEDRTQKASEQNAPPPNELDVWLEVAGVKKGRIYGLGMESTVMHNKYRGSSSSSSEWVRREEFDQLRDTLDITQKMVRQMMEMMQTTAPTNVHTDHGDNSDDLEESEDADDLGGS; from the exons ATGTGGGAAGAAGTTTCTAATGTACCAAAAGTAACTGAGACTCAACCTTGTGTTTGTCCTGGATATGGTGTATCTCATAATTGGATAAAACAAAGCATTTTTTGGGAGTTACCATATTGGAAGTCCAACTTAATAAGGCATAATCTGGACATGATGCATATTGAGAAAAATGTATTTGAAAATGTCTTTAATACGGTGATGGACATCAAGGGCAAGACCAAAGATAATGTTAAAGCAAGAATGGATTTGAAAGAGTATTGTAGGCGAAGGGAACTAGAATTAGTAGAGAACCCTGGTGGAAAACCTTTAAAGCCTAAAGCAAAATTTGTTTTGTCCAATGAGCAGCAAATGGCAGTTTGTAAATGGGTTAGTGAGCTGAAAATGCCCGACGGATATGCCTCAAATTTGAGTAGATGTGTAAACATAAGGGAAGGGAATTTCATTGGAATGAAAAGTCATGATTGTCACATCTTTATGGAGCGTTTGTTGCCAATTGCTTTTAGTGCACTACCACTTCAAGTGTGGAAGCCTATAGCTGAGTTGAGTAAATACTTTAAGGATTTGTGCTCAAGTACATTGCAATTGAGTGACTTGTTGTTGATGGAACAAAATATCATCATTACAACATGTAAGTTGGAACGAATCTTTCCACCAGGTTTCTTTAATTCAATGGAGCATTTGCATATTCATCTAGCTTATGAAGCAATAGCAGGAGGTCTCATTCAATATCGATGGATGTATCCTTTCGAGAG gTACTTGGGGAGGTTGAAACGAATGGTTAAAAACAAATCACGGGTAGAAGGGTCTATTTGTGAAGCATATCTATGTCAAGAGACTTCTCATTTTTGTTCATACTACTTTGAGTCTCATGTCCAATCAGCGAGAAATAGAGTTGGTCGAAATGACGCTGGAAGTCATGATGATGTAGATCCACAAAATTTATCAATCTTCAGTCATCCTGGTCGAACAGCTGGAACTTCAAGGAGTCGATATTTAACTGATATGGAATCAGCTGCTGCCCATTTGCATATCCTACTTAATTGTGACGAAGTTAAACCATTCATTGA ACGCTTTGAGCAACATTTGGAGGCATCCTTTCCTAATATCTCTCAAGCTGATATTGATGGTAGGATTGCATCTGAGTTTCCAACTTGGTTTCGATCTTAT ATGTCAGATCGTGGTCGGGGAAAATCCAAAACTCTTAGAGGACGTCCAAGACCGTTATCACACACTCACAATGATATGTCATCACATGTGGCACATCATGCCACTCCACCTTTAGCACAAGAGGATTCAACCAATGTCCCACCAACTCAATCACCGCCAAATGTTGTTGCTGCCACTCCATCACTTAGGACATCTCATTCAACCCCTTCACCCCGTAGTTCTGAAACGGGTGATGAGCCTATAATTGGATCAAGTGAATCTCAAACTGTATcagatgatgacaaaactactCTCATCCTTGCGGGTCAAGG GTTCTTACCTTCGCACTGTGCGGCTAATATCATTACTGATATATTCAGAAGTCACTATACTGATCCATGGGCATCATGGAAGAAGATACCCAAGGACACAAGAAATATGTTGTTTGGAGAGTTCATG AGTAAATGTTCTATTTGTCCACCCGACTATATATGGGCTAAAAAGAACTTTGAAGCACGAGGTGCATATTTGATGAAAAGTACTTTAAATAGGGTTCGTACCTCTAATACAAGACCAGATTGGCTTGGTAATCATGTATGGAATGGGTTACGTGAGCATTGGGATAGTGTAAGCTTCAACATCAAAAGTGCCAAAGCAAAAGCAAACCGGGCATCCGATTGTGATGGATTTGGGCAGTCCCTTCATATTGGTGGCTCTATTACACCTTCTCAGCATAAAGCAAATATG GCTACATTTGAAAGTACATGGGAAGATAGGACGCAAAAAGCATCTGAGCAAAATGCTCCTCCACCTAATGAGCTAGATGTGTGGCTTGAGGTAGCTGGTGTGAAAAAAGGTAGAATTTATGGATTAGGAATGGagtctactgtgatgcataaCAAATATCGTGGCTCAAGCTCTTCATCATCTGAGTGGGTACGAAGAGAAGAGTTTGATCAATTGAGGGACACATTAGACATCACTCAAAAAATGGTACGTCAGATGATGGAAATGATGCAAACAACAGCACCAACCAATGTGCATACAGATCACGGTGATAATTCAGATGATTTAGAGGAGTCAGAGGATGCAGATGATCTAGGTGGTTCTTGA
- the LOC130746376 gene encoding uncharacterized protein LOC130746376 isoform X1 translates to MWEEVSNVPKVTETQPCVCPGYGVSHNWIKQSIFWELPYWKSNLIRHNLDMMHIEKNVFENVFNTVMDIKGKTKDNVKARMDLKEYCRRRELELVENPGGKPLKPKAKFVLSNEQQMAVCKWVSELKMPDGYASNLSRCVNIREGNFIGMKSHDCHIFMERLLPIAFSALPLQVWKPIAELSKYFKDLCSSTLQLSDLLLMEQNIIITTCKLERIFPPGFFNSMEHLHIHLAYEAIAGGLIQYRWMYPFERYLGRLKRMVKNKSRVEGSICEAYLCQETSHFCSYYFESHVQSARNRVGRNDAGSHDDVDPQNLSIFSHPGRTAGTSRSRYLTDMESAAAHLHILLNCDEVKPFIERFEQHLEASFPNISQADIDGRIASEFPTWFRSYMSDRGRGKSKTLRGRPRPLSHTHNDMSSHVAHHATPPLAQEDSTNVPPTQSPPNVVAATPSLRTSHSTPSPRSSETGDEPIIGSSESQTVSDDDKTTLILAGQGFLPSHCAANIITDIFRSHYTDPWASWKKIPKDTRNMLFGEFMSKCSICPPDYIWAKKNFEARGAYLMKSTLNRVRTSNTRPDWLGNHVWNGLREHWDSVSFNIKSAKAKANRASDCDGFGQSLHIGGSITPSQHKANMIKKTGITPTQLELFRQTHQRKDASWVDKKSEHATFESTWEDRTQKASEQNAPPPNELDVWLEVAGVKKGRIYGLGMESTVMHNKYRGSSSSSSEWVRREEFDQLRDTLDITQKMVRQMMEMMQTTAPTNVHTDHGDNSDDLEESEDADDLGGS, encoded by the exons ATGTGGGAAGAAGTTTCTAATGTACCAAAAGTAACTGAGACTCAACCTTGTGTTTGTCCTGGATATGGTGTATCTCATAATTGGATAAAACAAAGCATTTTTTGGGAGTTACCATATTGGAAGTCCAACTTAATAAGGCATAATCTGGACATGATGCATATTGAGAAAAATGTATTTGAAAATGTCTTTAATACGGTGATGGACATCAAGGGCAAGACCAAAGATAATGTTAAAGCAAGAATGGATTTGAAAGAGTATTGTAGGCGAAGGGAACTAGAATTAGTAGAGAACCCTGGTGGAAAACCTTTAAAGCCTAAAGCAAAATTTGTTTTGTCCAATGAGCAGCAAATGGCAGTTTGTAAATGGGTTAGTGAGCTGAAAATGCCCGACGGATATGCCTCAAATTTGAGTAGATGTGTAAACATAAGGGAAGGGAATTTCATTGGAATGAAAAGTCATGATTGTCACATCTTTATGGAGCGTTTGTTGCCAATTGCTTTTAGTGCACTACCACTTCAAGTGTGGAAGCCTATAGCTGAGTTGAGTAAATACTTTAAGGATTTGTGCTCAAGTACATTGCAATTGAGTGACTTGTTGTTGATGGAACAAAATATCATCATTACAACATGTAAGTTGGAACGAATCTTTCCACCAGGTTTCTTTAATTCAATGGAGCATTTGCATATTCATCTAGCTTATGAAGCAATAGCAGGAGGTCTCATTCAATATCGATGGATGTATCCTTTCGAGAG gTACTTGGGGAGGTTGAAACGAATGGTTAAAAACAAATCACGGGTAGAAGGGTCTATTTGTGAAGCATATCTATGTCAAGAGACTTCTCATTTTTGTTCATACTACTTTGAGTCTCATGTCCAATCAGCGAGAAATAGAGTTGGTCGAAATGACGCTGGAAGTCATGATGATGTAGATCCACAAAATTTATCAATCTTCAGTCATCCTGGTCGAACAGCTGGAACTTCAAGGAGTCGATATTTAACTGATATGGAATCAGCTGCTGCCCATTTGCATATCCTACTTAATTGTGACGAAGTTAAACCATTCATTGA ACGCTTTGAGCAACATTTGGAGGCATCCTTTCCTAATATCTCTCAAGCTGATATTGATGGTAGGATTGCATCTGAGTTTCCAACTTGGTTTCGATCTTAT ATGTCAGATCGTGGTCGGGGAAAATCCAAAACTCTTAGAGGACGTCCAAGACCGTTATCACACACTCACAATGATATGTCATCACATGTGGCACATCATGCCACTCCACCTTTAGCACAAGAGGATTCAACCAATGTCCCACCAACTCAATCACCGCCAAATGTTGTTGCTGCCACTCCATCACTTAGGACATCTCATTCAACCCCTTCACCCCGTAGTTCTGAAACGGGTGATGAGCCTATAATTGGATCAAGTGAATCTCAAACTGTATcagatgatgacaaaactactCTCATCCTTGCGGGTCAAGG GTTCTTACCTTCGCACTGTGCGGCTAATATCATTACTGATATATTCAGAAGTCACTATACTGATCCATGGGCATCATGGAAGAAGATACCCAAGGACACAAGAAATATGTTGTTTGGAGAGTTCATG AGTAAATGTTCTATTTGTCCACCCGACTATATATGGGCTAAAAAGAACTTTGAAGCACGAGGTGCATATTTGATGAAAAGTACTTTAAATAGGGTTCGTACCTCTAATACAAGACCAGATTGGCTTGGTAATCATGTATGGAATGGGTTACGTGAGCATTGGGATAGTGTAAGCTTCAACATCAAAAGTGCCAAAGCAAAAGCAAACCGGGCATCCGATTGTGATGGATTTGGGCAGTCCCTTCATATTGGTGGCTCTATTACACCTTCTCAGCATAAAGCAAATATG ATTAAAAAGACCGGAATCACTCCTACTCAGCTAGAATTGTTTCGCCAGACACACCAACGCAAGGATGCTTCATGGGTGGATAAGAAATCAGAACAT GCTACATTTGAAAGTACATGGGAAGATAGGACGCAAAAAGCATCTGAGCAAAATGCTCCTCCACCTAATGAGCTAGATGTGTGGCTTGAGGTAGCTGGTGTGAAAAAAGGTAGAATTTATGGATTAGGAATGGagtctactgtgatgcataaCAAATATCGTGGCTCAAGCTCTTCATCATCTGAGTGGGTACGAAGAGAAGAGTTTGATCAATTGAGGGACACATTAGACATCACTCAAAAAATGGTACGTCAGATGATGGAAATGATGCAAACAACAGCACCAACCAATGTGCATACAGATCACGGTGATAATTCAGATGATTTAGAGGAGTCAGAGGATGCAGATGATCTAGGTGGTTCTTGA
- the LOC130746376 gene encoding uncharacterized protein LOC130746376 isoform X3: MWEEVSNVPKVTETQPCVCPGYGVSHNWIKQSIFWELPYWKSNLIRHNLDMMHIEKNVFENVFNTVMDIKGKTKDNVKARMDLKEYCRRRELELVENPGGKPLKPKAKFVLSNEQQMAVCKWVSELKMPDGYASNLSRCVNIREGNFIGMKSHDCHIFMERLLPIAFSALPLQVWKPIAELSKYFKDLCSSTLQLSDLLLMEQNIIITTCKLERIFPPGFFNSMEHLHIHLAYEAIAGGLIQYRWMYPFERYLGRLKRMVKNKSRVEGSICEAYLCQETSHFCSYYFESHVQSARNRVGRNDAGSHDDVDPQNLSIFSHPGRTAGTSRSRYLTDMESAAAHLHILLNCDEVKPFIERFEQHLEASFPNISQADIDGRIASEFPTWFRSYMSDRGRGKSKTLRGRPRPLSHTHNDMSSHVAHHATPPLAQEDSTNVPPTQSPPNVVAATPSLRTSHSTPSPRSSETGDEPIIGSSESQTVSDDDKTTLILAGQGFLPSHCAANIITDIFRSHYTDPWASWKKIPKDTRNMLFGEFMSKCSICPPDYIWAKKNFEARGAYLMKSTLNRVRTSNTRPDWLGNHVWNGLREHWDSVSFNIKSAKAKANRASDCDGFGQSLHIGGSITPSQHKANMIKKTGITPTQLELFRQTHQRKDASWVDKKSEHVNLCHYEFYALLLSYVI; encoded by the exons ATGTGGGAAGAAGTTTCTAATGTACCAAAAGTAACTGAGACTCAACCTTGTGTTTGTCCTGGATATGGTGTATCTCATAATTGGATAAAACAAAGCATTTTTTGGGAGTTACCATATTGGAAGTCCAACTTAATAAGGCATAATCTGGACATGATGCATATTGAGAAAAATGTATTTGAAAATGTCTTTAATACGGTGATGGACATCAAGGGCAAGACCAAAGATAATGTTAAAGCAAGAATGGATTTGAAAGAGTATTGTAGGCGAAGGGAACTAGAATTAGTAGAGAACCCTGGTGGAAAACCTTTAAAGCCTAAAGCAAAATTTGTTTTGTCCAATGAGCAGCAAATGGCAGTTTGTAAATGGGTTAGTGAGCTGAAAATGCCCGACGGATATGCCTCAAATTTGAGTAGATGTGTAAACATAAGGGAAGGGAATTTCATTGGAATGAAAAGTCATGATTGTCACATCTTTATGGAGCGTTTGTTGCCAATTGCTTTTAGTGCACTACCACTTCAAGTGTGGAAGCCTATAGCTGAGTTGAGTAAATACTTTAAGGATTTGTGCTCAAGTACATTGCAATTGAGTGACTTGTTGTTGATGGAACAAAATATCATCATTACAACATGTAAGTTGGAACGAATCTTTCCACCAGGTTTCTTTAATTCAATGGAGCATTTGCATATTCATCTAGCTTATGAAGCAATAGCAGGAGGTCTCATTCAATATCGATGGATGTATCCTTTCGAGAG gTACTTGGGGAGGTTGAAACGAATGGTTAAAAACAAATCACGGGTAGAAGGGTCTATTTGTGAAGCATATCTATGTCAAGAGACTTCTCATTTTTGTTCATACTACTTTGAGTCTCATGTCCAATCAGCGAGAAATAGAGTTGGTCGAAATGACGCTGGAAGTCATGATGATGTAGATCCACAAAATTTATCAATCTTCAGTCATCCTGGTCGAACAGCTGGAACTTCAAGGAGTCGATATTTAACTGATATGGAATCAGCTGCTGCCCATTTGCATATCCTACTTAATTGTGACGAAGTTAAACCATTCATTGA ACGCTTTGAGCAACATTTGGAGGCATCCTTTCCTAATATCTCTCAAGCTGATATTGATGGTAGGATTGCATCTGAGTTTCCAACTTGGTTTCGATCTTAT ATGTCAGATCGTGGTCGGGGAAAATCCAAAACTCTTAGAGGACGTCCAAGACCGTTATCACACACTCACAATGATATGTCATCACATGTGGCACATCATGCCACTCCACCTTTAGCACAAGAGGATTCAACCAATGTCCCACCAACTCAATCACCGCCAAATGTTGTTGCTGCCACTCCATCACTTAGGACATCTCATTCAACCCCTTCACCCCGTAGTTCTGAAACGGGTGATGAGCCTATAATTGGATCAAGTGAATCTCAAACTGTATcagatgatgacaaaactactCTCATCCTTGCGGGTCAAGG GTTCTTACCTTCGCACTGTGCGGCTAATATCATTACTGATATATTCAGAAGTCACTATACTGATCCATGGGCATCATGGAAGAAGATACCCAAGGACACAAGAAATATGTTGTTTGGAGAGTTCATG AGTAAATGTTCTATTTGTCCACCCGACTATATATGGGCTAAAAAGAACTTTGAAGCACGAGGTGCATATTTGATGAAAAGTACTTTAAATAGGGTTCGTACCTCTAATACAAGACCAGATTGGCTTGGTAATCATGTATGGAATGGGTTACGTGAGCATTGGGATAGTGTAAGCTTCAACATCAAAAGTGCCAAAGCAAAAGCAAACCGGGCATCCGATTGTGATGGATTTGGGCAGTCCCTTCATATTGGTGGCTCTATTACACCTTCTCAGCATAAAGCAAATATG ATTAAAAAGACCGGAATCACTCCTACTCAGCTAGAATTGTTTCGCCAGACACACCAACGCAAGGATGCTTCATGGGTGGATAAGAAATCAGAACATGTAAATCTATGTCATTATGAATTTTATGCTTTACTCTTGTCGTATGTCATATAA
- the LOC130746376 gene encoding uncharacterized protein LOC130746376 isoform X4, producing the protein MWEEVSNVPKVTETQPCVCPGYGVSHNWIKQSIFWELPYWKSNLIRHNLDMMHIEKNVFENVFNTVMDIKGKTKDNVKARMDLKEYCRRRELELVENPGGKPLKPKAKFVLSNEQQMAVCKWVSELKMPDGYASNLSRCVNIREGNFIGMKSHDCHIFMERLLPIAFSALPLQVWKPIAELSKYFKDLCSSTLQLSDLLLMEQNIIITTCKLERIFPPGFFNSMEHLHIHLAYEAIAGGLIQYRWMYPFERYLGRLKRMVKNKSRVEGSICEAYLCQETSHFCSYYFESHVQSARNRVGRNDAGSHDDVDPQNLSIFSHPGRTAGTSRSRYLTDMESAAAHLHILLNCDEVKPFIERFEQHLEASFPNISQADIDGRIASEFPTWFRSYVHDINNMVDDQLLHHLAWGPKRKVETWPIYFVNGFKFHTKEWSVNKKTINSGVCVEGDDEEHEHYYYGTLKEIMQLQYPGEPIKKIVLFNCEWFDVVINRGMKVNKEYDIVEVHRSRRYSKYDPFIFSTNAIQVYYMPYPEKIKEKVDWWVVVKTKPRGTVDDRYALEVAYQDTIAHVDPVSNEELDGHLRDDDGVYEEVEINDTNDGENNEVEENEDEDDFEDEDEDDSKNDCELFDQYISSDDD; encoded by the exons ATGTGGGAAGAAGTTTCTAATGTACCAAAAGTAACTGAGACTCAACCTTGTGTTTGTCCTGGATATGGTGTATCTCATAATTGGATAAAACAAAGCATTTTTTGGGAGTTACCATATTGGAAGTCCAACTTAATAAGGCATAATCTGGACATGATGCATATTGAGAAAAATGTATTTGAAAATGTCTTTAATACGGTGATGGACATCAAGGGCAAGACCAAAGATAATGTTAAAGCAAGAATGGATTTGAAAGAGTATTGTAGGCGAAGGGAACTAGAATTAGTAGAGAACCCTGGTGGAAAACCTTTAAAGCCTAAAGCAAAATTTGTTTTGTCCAATGAGCAGCAAATGGCAGTTTGTAAATGGGTTAGTGAGCTGAAAATGCCCGACGGATATGCCTCAAATTTGAGTAGATGTGTAAACATAAGGGAAGGGAATTTCATTGGAATGAAAAGTCATGATTGTCACATCTTTATGGAGCGTTTGTTGCCAATTGCTTTTAGTGCACTACCACTTCAAGTGTGGAAGCCTATAGCTGAGTTGAGTAAATACTTTAAGGATTTGTGCTCAAGTACATTGCAATTGAGTGACTTGTTGTTGATGGAACAAAATATCATCATTACAACATGTAAGTTGGAACGAATCTTTCCACCAGGTTTCTTTAATTCAATGGAGCATTTGCATATTCATCTAGCTTATGAAGCAATAGCAGGAGGTCTCATTCAATATCGATGGATGTATCCTTTCGAGAG gTACTTGGGGAGGTTGAAACGAATGGTTAAAAACAAATCACGGGTAGAAGGGTCTATTTGTGAAGCATATCTATGTCAAGAGACTTCTCATTTTTGTTCATACTACTTTGAGTCTCATGTCCAATCAGCGAGAAATAGAGTTGGTCGAAATGACGCTGGAAGTCATGATGATGTAGATCCACAAAATTTATCAATCTTCAGTCATCCTGGTCGAACAGCTGGAACTTCAAGGAGTCGATATTTAACTGATATGGAATCAGCTGCTGCCCATTTGCATATCCTACTTAATTGTGACGAAGTTAAACCATTCATTGA ACGCTTTGAGCAACATTTGGAGGCATCCTTTCCTAATATCTCTCAAGCTGATATTGATGGTAGGATTGCATCTGAGTTTCCAACTTGGTTTCGATCTTAT GTTCATGATATAAATAACATGGTAGACGATCAATTATTGCATCACTTAGCATGGGGTCCTAAGAGAAAGGTGGAGACTTGGCCTATTTACTTTGTCAATGGCTTTAAGTTTCATACAAAAGAGTGGAGTGTCAACAAGAAAACCATCAATTCTGGAGTTTGTGTTGAAGGAGATGATGAAGAGCATGAACATTATTATTATGGTACTCTTAAAGAGATTATGCAACTACAATACCCAGGTGAACCAATCAAAAAGATAGTTTTATTTAACTGTGAATGGTTTGATGTTGTCATCAATCGTGGTATGAAGGTTAACAAAGAATATGACATTGTGGAGGTGCACCGTTCTAGAAGGTATTCAAAATATGACCCTTTCATATTTTCAACAAATGCAATTCAAGTTTACTACATGCCTTacccagaaaaaataaaagaaaaggttGATTGGTGGGTTGTTGTTAAAACCAAACCAAGGGGTACAGTTGATGATCGATATGCATTAGAGGTTGCATATCAAGATACAATAGCTCACGTTGATCCGGTCTCAAATGAGGAGCTAGATGGCCACTTGAGAGATGATGATGGTGTATATGAGGAAGTGGAAATCAATGATACTAATGATGGAGAAAACAACGAGGTAGAAGAgaatgaagatgaggatgattttgaggatgaggatgaggatgattCTAAGAATGATTGTGAATTGTTTGACCAATAtatatcttctgatgatgattaa